The segment TCTTCTCTTTTCATTTTATCAGGAAGTTTATCCCTTAATTCAAGAAGCAACCTCTGGGCTGTCTTTTTACCGAGGCCTGGTATCTTTGTTAGTTTCTTAAGATCTTCTTCTTCTATTGCCTTTTTAAGATCATCAGGCTCAAGGTAGGAAAGAATATTGAGCGCTGTCTTTGGACCGATTCCATTTACATTAAGAAGTGTGCAGAAGATATCCTTTTCATCTTCACTGAGAAAACCATAAAGTTGAAGGCTATCTTCTTTAAGTACTGTATGGGTATGAAGAAGAATCTCTGAATCTATGTTTCTAAGTTTTTCGAAGGTGATAAGGGATATGTGAACAACATAACCCACACCACCAACATCAATTATTATCCTGTCCGGTGCTTTCTTTAA is part of the Thermodesulfovibrionales bacterium genome and harbors:
- the ruvA gene encoding Holliday junction branch migration protein RuvA, with protein sequence MIGILRGKLLKKAPDRIIIDVGGVGYVVHISLITFEKLRNIDSEILLHTHTVLKEDSLQLYGFLSEDEKDIFCTLLNVNGIGPKTALNILSYLEPDDLKKAIEEEDLKKLTKIPGLGKKTAQRLLLELRDKLPDKMKREDPLLSDAVSALMNLGYQKSEAKDAVERAQKKARTFEDIIKEALKLLTGQD